In Anaerolineales bacterium, the following proteins share a genomic window:
- the glgP gene encoding alpha-glucan family phosphorylase produces MNSFKTKLPKSVELPKRITRLHELTYNLWWTWQPEVARLFGRLDYDLWERLGHNPIRLLREIERERLTQAAGDKDYLALYDEVFAAFDSYFADTKTWTHRTHPEFDSRPVAYFSMEFGLHETLPIYSGGLGVLAGDHLKEASDLGLPLTAIGFMYAQGYFSQRISEDGWQEALNNPLVLDDLPVLPVLGDDGKRVTLDVELTDRSIRVQIWEARVGRVPLYLLDSNVDSNSEMDRLLTARLYWSDLDRRVMQEVLLGIGGVRALRTLGYNPAVWHMNEGHAAFLTLERARELVEGGDDFATAIAKTRKQNVFTTHTPVPAGNDEFPLWLIEKYLGGIWPQLKLTREQFFDIAKHPRGHSESFSMGILALRNSDGRNAVSELHGEVSRKMWNFLWPDKAEKDVPITYVTNGVHTANWMARRLKNLFIKHLGADWYEHLDEPKFWSKIDDLPDAELWAVRLHLKRKLAFYLRERVRDRWTRGGFHPVQVVSSGVLINPYALTIGFARRFATYKRASLVMRDVERLLSIVNKPNMPVQILFAGKAHPADEPGKQLIQQVYRTVKKAETGGRIVFLEDYDMNLARYLVQGVDVWMNTPRRPLEASGTSGMKAALNGALNFSVLDGWWREAYNGKNGWAIGEDKEYESSDAQDALDAEDLYSTLENEIIPLYYDRDPKEISHDWIARVKDSMKTNIPRFSTRRMVKEYVENLYVKALSKTS; encoded by the coding sequence ATGAACTCATTCAAAACGAAACTTCCGAAATCTGTTGAACTGCCGAAACGCATCACGCGACTTCATGAACTAACTTACAACCTGTGGTGGACGTGGCAGCCCGAAGTGGCGCGCTTGTTCGGTCGGCTTGATTACGATCTGTGGGAGCGACTCGGGCATAACCCGATTCGACTCTTGCGCGAGATCGAGCGTGAGCGGTTGACTCAAGCTGCAGGCGACAAAGATTATCTTGCGTTGTACGACGAGGTCTTCGCGGCTTTCGATTCGTATTTTGCGGATACAAAAACATGGACGCATCGGACGCATCCCGAATTTGATTCGCGTCCTGTCGCGTATTTTTCCATGGAGTTTGGTCTGCACGAAACGCTCCCCATCTATTCGGGCGGACTCGGCGTGCTGGCGGGCGATCATTTGAAAGAAGCGAGCGATCTCGGCTTGCCGTTGACGGCGATCGGTTTCATGTACGCGCAGGGATATTTTTCACAACGCATCAGCGAAGACGGTTGGCAAGAAGCGTTGAATAATCCGCTCGTCTTAGACGACCTGCCCGTTCTGCCCGTGTTGGGGGATGACGGAAAACGCGTCACGCTTGACGTCGAACTGACCGACCGAAGCATCCGTGTACAAATTTGGGAAGCGCGCGTCGGACGCGTCCCGTTGTACCTGCTCGATTCGAATGTGGACAGCAACTCCGAAATGGATCGCTTGCTCACCGCGCGCTTGTACTGGTCCGATCTGGATCGCCGCGTAATGCAGGAAGTCTTGTTAGGCATCGGCGGCGTGCGCGCTTTGCGGACTCTCGGATATAACCCAGCGGTCTGGCACATGAACGAAGGACACGCGGCTTTCCTGACCTTGGAGCGGGCGCGCGAACTTGTGGAGGGCGGCGACGATTTTGCGACTGCCATCGCGAAGACGCGTAAACAAAACGTATTCACCACACACACGCCAGTCCCTGCGGGGAACGATGAGTTTCCGTTGTGGTTGATCGAAAAATATCTCGGCGGTATCTGGCCCCAGTTGAAACTCACGCGCGAACAGTTCTTCGACATCGCAAAACATCCAAGAGGTCATAGCGAATCGTTCAGCATGGGCATCCTCGCCTTGCGAAATTCGGACGGGCGGAACGCGGTCTCTGAGTTGCACGGCGAAGTCTCGCGCAAGATGTGGAACTTTTTATGGCCCGATAAGGCTGAGAAAGACGTGCCGATCACGTACGTGACGAACGGGGTCCACACCGCGAATTGGATGGCGCGGCGTTTGAAGAATCTTTTCATCAAACATCTCGGCGCGGATTGGTACGAGCATCTCGATGAACCTAAATTCTGGTCGAAGATCGACGACCTTCCTGATGCCGAGTTATGGGCAGTGCGATTGCACCTCAAGCGTAAACTGGCGTTCTACTTGCGCGAGCGCGTCCGCGACCGTTGGACGCGCGGCGGATTTCATCCCGTGCAGGTCGTTTCGTCGGGCGTGTTGATCAACCCCTATGCATTGACCATCGGCTTTGCGCGTCGTTTCGCCACTTACAAGCGGGCGAGCCTCGTCATGCGCGATGTGGAACGATTGCTGAGCATCGTCAACAAGCCGAACATGCCCGTGCAAATTTTATTTGCAGGCAAGGCGCATCCCGCCGATGAGCCTGGCAAGCAATTAATCCAGCAGGTGTATCGCACGGTGAAAAAAGCGGAGACGGGCGGGCGCATCGTCTTCCTCGAAGATTACGATATGAATCTTGCGCGTTATCTCGTCCAAGGTGTGGACGTGTGGATGAACACGCCGCGTCGTCCGCTCGAGGCGAGCGGCACGTCGGGCATGAAAGCCGCCCTCAACGGCGCGTTGAACTTTTCCGTGCTGGATGGATGGTGGCGCGAAGCGTACAATGGCAAGAACGGTTGGGCGATTGGCGAGGACAAGGAATACGAATCAAGCGACGCGCAGGACGCGCTCGACGCCGAGGATTTGTACAGCACGCTTGAGAACGAGATCATCCCGTTGTATTACGACCGTGATCCGAAGGAAATCTCACACGATTGGATTGCCCGCGTAAAAGATTCGATGAAGACGAACATTCCCCGATTCTCCACGCGCCGCATGGTGAAAGAATATGTGGAGAATTTGTATGTGAAGGCTTTGAGTAAAACATCTTAA
- a CDS encoding queuosine precursor transporter: MNSHKPYRFFDVIMAVFVTVLVVSNIASSAKIIDLNFNLFGVPLAFDAGTILFPISYIFGDILTEVYGYKRSRRVIWTGFFCLALASGAFWLVQTLPGEANWQTYAGDASYAAILGGMATGGIVFGSLSGYWVGEFANSFVLAKMKVMTNGRWLWLRTISSTLVGEFFDSTIFVLVATSLGVFPWELFTTLVVTNYLFKTAIEALMTPITYLITNRLKAVESEDYFDRDTNFNPFSA, translated from the coding sequence ATGAATTCTCACAAACCATACCGCTTCTTCGATGTCATCATGGCTGTCTTCGTCACCGTTCTGGTGGTCAGCAATATCGCCTCGTCTGCCAAGATCATTGACCTCAACTTCAATCTCTTCGGCGTGCCGTTGGCATTCGACGCAGGGACAATCCTGTTCCCGATCAGTTATATCTTCGGTGATATCCTTACCGAGGTCTATGGTTATAAACGCTCGCGCCGCGTCATCTGGACGGGATTCTTTTGTCTCGCGCTTGCATCGGGTGCGTTCTGGCTCGTGCAAACTTTGCCGGGCGAGGCAAACTGGCAAACCTACGCTGGCGATGCGAGTTACGCGGCGATCCTCGGCGGCATGGCAACCGGGGGAATCGTCTTCGGCTCGCTTTCAGGATATTGGGTCGGTGAATTCGCGAACTCGTTTGTGCTGGCAAAAATGAAGGTGATGACGAACGGTCGCTGGCTTTGGTTGAGGACGATCAGCTCGACTCTTGTGGGCGAATTTTTCGATTCGACGATCTTCGTTCTGGTGGCAACATCTTTGGGCGTGTTTCCATGGGAGTTGTTTACAACGCTCGTGGTAACGAATTATTTGTTCAAAACGGCGATAGAGGCGTTGATGACGCCCATCACCTATCTCATCACAAACCGGCTGAAAGCGGTCGAATCGGAGGATTATTTCGACCGCGACACGAATTTCAATCCTTTTAGCGCCTAG
- a CDS encoding (Fe-S)-binding protein, with amino-acid sequence MLRIQLFVTCLTDSFYPQTGEAMVNILRRLGIDVDFARDQTCCGQPPFSAGLHAEARSIAQHTIEVFEKTTGDIVMPSGSCAHMMKHNYLELFRDDSVWLPRAQALASRVYEFTEYIVDKLGVTDLGARWDGVLTYHPSCHALRAMKIDRQPRLLLANVKGATIVDLPAAEDCCGFGGIFSVEHPELSAEMLKRKMSNLESSEAPTLVVVETGCLMHIAGGLHRQKKKQRVIHIAEVLANQ; translated from the coding sequence GTGCTCCGCATTCAACTTTTTGTGACCTGTCTGACCGATTCTTTCTACCCTCAAACTGGGGAGGCGATGGTCAACATTCTCCGCCGCCTCGGCATTGATGTGGATTTCGCTCGCGACCAAACCTGTTGCGGGCAACCTCCCTTCAGCGCGGGTTTGCACGCAGAGGCGCGATCAATCGCACAACACACCATCGAAGTGTTCGAGAAAACGACGGGCGACATTGTCATGCCATCGGGTTCGTGCGCGCACATGATGAAGCACAATTATCTCGAATTATTCCGCGACGATTCTGTTTGGCTTCCACGCGCGCAAGCATTGGCGTCACGCGTGTACGAATTCACCGAATACATCGTGGACAAACTCGGCGTCACCGACCTCGGTGCGCGCTGGGACGGTGTGCTCACCTATCATCCATCGTGCCACGCGCTGCGCGCCATGAAAATTGACCGTCAGCCACGCCTCCTGCTTGCCAACGTGAAGGGCGCGACGATTGTTGACCTTCCCGCCGCCGAGGATTGTTGCGGCTTCGGCGGAATCTTTTCGGTTGAACATCCCGAACTTTCAGCGGAAATGTTGAAACGAAAAATGTCGAATCTCGAATCTTCCGAAGCTCCCACGCTTGTCGTGGTTGAGACGGGTTGTCTCATGCACATCGCAGGCGGATTGCACAGGCAGAAGAAAAAGCAACGAGTGATTCACATCGCGGAAGTGTTGGCAAACCAGTGA
- a CDS encoding LUD domain-containing protein gives MTSNQFRERIHTSLANPHLQNALDLNAERRVTRRINALETLPDWRERRQRAHAVRAEVIENLEQHLDQFTQAATKNGNVVHRAKDATEAIELILEITQHAVGTTKHRDLDTSRDDRAGLLDHHNTLVAKSKSMVTEEIHLNHALEAEGMRVVETDLGEFIVQLRGEKPSHIITPALHLRKQDVGKIFQEKLGVEYTEDIPALTNIARKVLREVFLTADVGVTGANFAIAEEGAICLVTNEGNGRMVTTIPPIHIALIGIERLVRNLDDLALMLSLLPRSATGQKLSVYTQIIHNPLPNQLRHFILLDNGRTRLRNSPLKESLFCIRCGACMNACPVFREIGGHAYKSIYPGPIGSVISAGLFGSEFVPLAQASTLCGACKDACPVDIDLPKLLTRVRAGKSPITNDQLPSTGLSPLSTFLLRMYTRVATRPRLFAASQKFAAFGSFLVAPFSNWIRLPAFTGWGFSKDFPRVAGKTFRGRFRYQPQHSEMQSNKASPPKQAETLRSAQGDMDNLVERFTKELTAAHGHVHQTEDPTRSVIEFLQSRGINHIHLEPNVLDEVALANAGITFSREADPQIRVGVTKAKCGVADTGSVLEADGEGSPLHASLLPEIHLVVLHASQIYPSLEQAIHLVRETKSAVFITGPSATGDIESTHTIGVHGPSEVHAFLVDD, from the coding sequence GTGACCAGTAATCAGTTTCGAGAACGCATTCACACATCGCTTGCAAACCCGCATCTTCAAAACGCGCTAGACCTCAACGCCGAGCGGCGCGTCACGCGGCGGATTAACGCCCTCGAAACGCTCCCCGACTGGCGCGAGCGGCGTCAACGCGCCCATGCCGTCCGCGCCGAGGTGATCGAAAATCTCGAACAGCATCTCGACCAATTCACACAAGCCGCCACAAAAAACGGAAACGTCGTCCACCGTGCGAAGGATGCGACGGAAGCCATTGAACTCATCCTCGAAATTACGCAACATGCAGTGGGAACTACGAAGCATCGTGATCTCGATACGTCCCGCGACGATCGCGCGGGACTACTTGACCACCACAACACTCTCGTCGCCAAATCCAAATCCATGGTCACCGAGGAGATTCACCTCAACCACGCGCTCGAAGCGGAAGGAATGCGCGTCGTTGAGACCGACCTCGGCGAGTTCATCGTGCAATTGCGCGGCGAGAAGCCCAGTCACATCATCACGCCAGCTCTGCATTTGCGAAAGCAGGATGTCGGCAAGATCTTTCAAGAAAAACTGGGCGTCGAATATACCGAAGATATCCCAGCGCTGACAAACATCGCTCGCAAAGTGTTGCGTGAAGTTTTTCTCACTGCAGATGTCGGCGTGACTGGCGCAAACTTTGCCATTGCCGAAGAAGGGGCGATCTGCCTCGTCACCAACGAGGGCAACGGGCGCATGGTCACGACCATCCCGCCGATCCACATCGCCCTCATCGGCATCGAACGCCTCGTGCGAAACCTCGACGATCTCGCGCTGATGCTCTCTCTCCTCCCTCGCTCCGCAACAGGACAAAAGCTCAGCGTGTACACGCAAATCATTCACAACCCGTTACCAAACCAACTACGTCACTTCATCCTCCTCGACAACGGACGCACGCGCCTGCGCAACTCGCCTCTCAAAGAATCCCTCTTTTGCATCCGCTGTGGCGCGTGCATGAACGCCTGTCCCGTCTTCCGCGAGATCGGCGGGCACGCGTACAAGAGCATTTATCCAGGTCCCATCGGCTCGGTCATTTCGGCGGGACTCTTCGGCAGTGAATTCGTCCCGCTCGCGCAAGCGTCCACGCTATGCGGCGCATGCAAAGACGCCTGCCCAGTGGACATTGATTTGCCGAAACTCCTCACTCGCGTCCGCGCAGGCAAATCCCCAATTACCAATGACCAATTACCTTCAACAGGACTCTCCCCCCTTTCCACTTTCCTCTTGCGGATGTACACCCGCGTCGCGACTCGCCCGAGGCTGTTCGCCGCTTCTCAAAAATTCGCGGCGTTTGGAAGTTTTCTCGTCGCGCCCTTCTCCAACTGGATTCGCCTCCCCGCGTTCACGGGCTGGGGCTTCAGCAAGGATTTTCCACGCGTGGCGGGGAAGACGTTTAGGGGGAGGTTTCGCTATCAACCGCAACATTCTGAGATGCAAAGCAACAAAGCATCTCCTCCCAAGCAAGCGGAGACCCTTCGCTCCGCTCAGGGTGACATGGATAATTTGGTTGAGCGATTTACCAAAGAACTGACTGCCGCGCATGGACACGTTCACCAGACCGAAGACCCGACACGAAGCGTCATTGAGTTTCTGCAATCGCGAGGGATCAATCACATCCATCTCGAGCCGAATGTTTTGGATGAAGTCGCGCTCGCAAATGCTGGTATCACATTCAGCCGCGAGGCTGATCCGCAAATCCGCGTGGGGGTGACAAAAGCCAAATGCGGCGTGGCAGACACAGGGTCCGTGCTTGAAGCGGATGGCGAGGGGAGTCCACTCCACGCGTCACTGCTTCCCGAAATCCATCTTGTGGTCTTGCACGCGTCGCAAATCTATCCATCTCTTGAACAGGCGATCCATCTTGTGCGCGAGACAAAATCCGCCGTCTTCATCACGGGTCCGTCCGCGACGGGCGACATCGAAAGTACGCACACCATCGGCGTGCATGGACCGAGCGAAGTCCACGCGTTTCTCGTTGACGATTGA